Part of the Funiculus sociatus GB2-C1 genome is shown below.
CGACAATTTTGCCAACAACATCAAATCGACGCAGTTTTTTCCTCAGTATTTGAAACCGCCATTGGGAGACAAGCCGCACTCAAACTAGCAGCTGAATTATCCTCTCCAAATCGTGCAGTTGGTTTTGGCATCAACCACTGGTTTAACGAAGATGAAGAAACCACCTTTGAAGACTTATGGAAACGCCTTTAGAATATCTCAAAAAACGTACTGGCGATGATTGGCTAATTGGTGAAGACAGCCACCAATTTACCAGCCTCGCCGAACAGTTATTTCTTCAATTAATCCAAGAAAATCAGCCAAAAATATTACTATCAGAACCAGAACCGATAAAATTTATCGCCAGCTTCATCGCCGCCGTAGCCGCAGGTTCTCCAGTTTTTCTCTGTAATCCCAATTGGGTAAAACAGGAATGGCAACAAGTTATAGATTTAGTCCAACCAGACATAATTTTAGGACAAGATATAGCAACCAACAGACAACAAAGATATTCCCCAATTCCCTACCCCCAATCCCCAATTCCTAATTCCATCATGATTCCCACAGGTGGTTCATCAGGCAAGATTAAATTTGCAATTCACACCTGGGAAACATTAATGGCATCCGTACAAGGTTTTATAAAATATTTTCAATTAACTCAAGTCAATTCTTTCTGCGTGCTACCCCTGTATCATGTCAGCGGATTAATGCAATTTATGCGCTCCTTCACCTCAGGAGGAAAATTGATAATTCAACCATTTAAAGCATTAGAAGCCGGAGAAAGATGTAACATTGAACCATCCGAATTTTTTATATCTTTAGTACCAACCCAGCTACAACGTCTCCTACAGAATCCAGAATTAGCCGCCTGGTTATCCCATTTTCAGACAGTCCTATTGGGAGGCGCACCCGCTTGGGGGGAACTTCTGGAACAGGCAAGACACCAAAACATCCGACTAGCACCTACCTATGGCATGACAGAAACCGCCTCACAAATTGCCACCCTCAAACCAGAAGAATTCCTCAAAGGTAACAACAGCTCTGGTCAAATTTTACCTCATGCTAAAGTAACAATTTGTAGTCCTAATAACGAAATATTAGACATCAACGAAACAGGAATTATTTACATCCAGACTAATTCCTTAGCACTTGGTTACTATCCAGAAACATTCCCAAATAGCCACCAATTCCAAGTAGATGACATAGGCTTCATTGATAAACAAGGTGACATAAACATCATCGGACGTAACAGCAATAAAATCATCACAGGTGGCGAAAATGTGTTTCCCTCTGAGATAGAAGCCGCAATTCAAGCCACAGGCTTAGTTGCCGATATTTGCATTATTGGCTTACCAGATTCCCATTGGGGAGAAATCGTAACAGCAATTTACATCCCCAGTAATCCCGAAATTTCTAGTAACACCTTGCAAACCGCAATCGAGAATAAACTTAGTAAATTCAAACGTCCCAAACAGTGGATTCCAGTAGAAACCTTACCACGCAATTCTCAAGGCAAAATAAACCTTGAACAACTACAAAAAATAGCTACAACAAACACACCAAACTAAATCCCATCCCTCTAGGTCTTCTGCGCCTCAGCGGCTCCTTCCTCCTCCCCCCACTCACGCAGCCATCTCACAATCTCCGCAGAAAACTCTTTTCTACTTCTACTAACCGCATCAATACAAACGTGCCTAGTAATTGCCTTAGCGACTATCTTATCAGCGGCAATAAACTGATAAT
Proteins encoded:
- a CDS encoding 2-succinylbenzoate--CoA ligase, yielding METPLEYLKKRTGDDWLIGEDSHQFTSLAEQLFLQLIQENQPKILLSEPEPIKFIASFIAAVAAGSPVFLCNPNWVKQEWQQVIDLVQPDIILGQDIATNRQQRYSPIPYPQSPIPNSIMIPTGGSSGKIKFAIHTWETLMASVQGFIKYFQLTQVNSFCVLPLYHVSGLMQFMRSFTSGGKLIIQPFKALEAGERCNIEPSEFFISLVPTQLQRLLQNPELAAWLSHFQTVLLGGAPAWGELLEQARHQNIRLAPTYGMTETASQIATLKPEEFLKGNNSSGQILPHAKVTICSPNNEILDINETGIIYIQTNSLALGYYPETFPNSHQFQVDDIGFIDKQGDINIIGRNSNKIITGGENVFPSEIEAAIQATGLVADICIIGLPDSHWGEIVTAIYIPSNPEISSNTLQTAIENKLSKFKRPKQWIPVETLPRNSQGKINLEQLQKIATTNTPN